One window from the genome of Saprospiraceae bacterium encodes:
- a CDS encoding N-acetyltransferase has product MNYSLHFQLICIENTECLEVVLTKSPYTFKMFDAISSISAIWDQIPATSRLLSSEYLDILEKFPPDSMKFRYVLVYKSSKLVACLYFQIVPFKAADRLKMENAPKKSLGSCFYTQIKKLVAKQVDFVTLINGNLLSTGPYGFKLHPDLANSEFQQIFDSLLQVLFKQHEHIDYANLCLLKELPPQQAFNTNAEDCFSNLHPFLIQPSMMLHLNAEWKSLNDYIAALQSKYRLRIKKALQAGASLTHKEFDLEQLAVYHSAIYQLYLNTADGADFNLVKLNPNYFLELKRQLGTRYRIFGFFHDNELIAFYSLIDDGQQLLGHFLGTMKENNLRYQVYFNILIKFIEIAIQGKFKEINLARTAIEIKSSVGAVPVDLVCYLTHRNRIVNHLVPNLIQYLKPDEQFTIRKPFKKEPDTSSA; this is encoded by the coding sequence ATGAACTATTCCCTTCATTTTCAGTTAATTTGTATTGAAAATACAGAATGCTTGGAAGTTGTTTTAACTAAATCCCCGTATACATTTAAGATGTTTGATGCCATATCAAGCATTTCTGCTATTTGGGATCAAATTCCTGCAACCAGTCGACTTCTAAGTTCGGAGTACCTGGATATCCTCGAGAAGTTTCCCCCGGATTCCATGAAATTCCGCTATGTTTTGGTTTATAAAAGCTCCAAATTGGTGGCCTGCCTCTATTTTCAAATTGTACCATTTAAAGCAGCAGACCGCTTAAAAATGGAAAATGCACCTAAAAAAAGTTTGGGCTCTTGTTTTTATACGCAAATCAAAAAACTCGTTGCCAAACAAGTCGATTTTGTAACACTGATCAATGGCAATTTATTATCAACCGGCCCGTATGGTTTTAAATTACACCCTGATTTAGCTAATTCTGAATTTCAACAAATCTTTGATTCACTTTTACAGGTACTTTTTAAACAACACGAACACATTGATTATGCCAATCTCTGCTTGTTAAAAGAATTGCCACCCCAACAAGCTTTTAACACCAATGCAGAAGATTGTTTTTCAAATTTACATCCATTCCTGATCCAACCTTCCATGATGCTTCATTTAAATGCTGAATGGAAATCACTTAACGATTACATTGCAGCATTGCAATCCAAATACAGACTGCGTATTAAGAAAGCGCTTCAGGCCGGAGCGTCGCTCACTCATAAAGAATTTGATCTCGAACAACTTGCTGTTTATCATTCAGCCATATACCAACTCTATTTAAACACAGCTGATGGCGCAGATTTTAATTTGGTAAAATTGAATCCAAATTATTTTCTTGAGTTGAAACGCCAATTGGGAACTCGTTATCGCATCTTTGGTTTTTTCCATGACAACGAACTCATTGCATTTTATTCCTTGATTGATGATGGCCAACAACTTCTTGGTCATTTTCTCGGAACGATGAAAGAGAATAACCTGCGTTATCAGGTTTACTTTAATATCTTAATTAAATTTATTGAAATTGCCATTCAAGGGAAATTTAAAGAAATCAATCTTGCGCGAACTGCCATTGAAATTAAAAGTTCGGTCGGTGCGGTACCCGTGGATCTTGTATGCTATTTGACACATCGCAATCGAATTGTAAATCATTTAGTTCCTAACCTCATCCAATATTTAAAACCAGATGAACAATTTACAATTCGAAAGCCATTCAAAAAAGAACCTGATACCTCATCAGCGTAA
- the miaA gene encoding tRNA (adenosine(37)-N6)-dimethylallyltransferase MiaA, translated as MKNTLLVIDGPTAAGKTDLAYQWAIELNCPILSADSRQLFCDVTIGTCKPSNEMLQSVKHYFINHIPIDGTYSVGHYEQEVHVLLNELFKQHPVLILCGGTGLYIKAILKGIDQIPLSSTEVKLQSQTLFDEKGIEACRNMLAEVDPEYYATVDLNNSRRILRALEVYFESGKPFSSFLNKPNIPKPFDIKEICLIPERSLLYQRIENRVDQMIDAGLFDEAKSLEQYRSCQALNTVGYRETYEYLDGRITKDRCIELIKQNSRNYAKRQITWFRKELSGIQINSTDPITLKNIKTQLSELFSR; from the coding sequence ATGAAGAATACTTTACTGGTAATAGATGGCCCAACAGCAGCTGGCAAAACGGATTTAGCATACCAATGGGCAATCGAACTGAATTGTCCGATCCTCTCTGCAGACAGCCGGCAACTATTTTGTGATGTCACGATTGGCACTTGCAAACCATCTAATGAAATGCTGCAATCGGTTAAACACTACTTCATTAATCATATCCCAATTGATGGCACTTACAGTGTAGGTCACTATGAACAGGAAGTTCATGTGCTCTTGAATGAATTATTTAAACAACATCCGGTCTTGATTCTGTGTGGTGGAACCGGACTTTATATAAAAGCAATCCTAAAAGGGATAGATCAAATTCCTTTATCTTCAACAGAAGTTAAATTACAAAGCCAAACACTCTTTGATGAAAAGGGCATAGAAGCTTGTCGCAACATGTTGGCAGAAGTGGATCCTGAATATTACGCGACAGTCGATTTAAACAATTCAAGACGAATTTTAAGAGCATTGGAAGTCTATTTTGAAAGTGGCAAACCCTTCTCAAGTTTCTTGAATAAACCAAACATTCCCAAACCCTTTGATATTAAAGAAATTTGTCTGATTCCTGAACGAAGCCTATTATATCAACGAATTGAAAATCGAGTTGATCAAATGATCGATGCTGGATTGTTTGATGAAGCAAAATCTCTTGAACAATATCGTTCGTGCCAAGCATTAAATACAGTAGGCTATCGTGAAACGTATGAGTATCTCGATGGACGCATTACTAAAGATCGTTGCATCGAACTCATCAAACAAAATTCCCGCAATTATGCAAAGCGGCAAATTACCTGGTTTAGGAAGGAACTTAGCGGAATTCAAATTAATTCCACAGATCCCATCACATTAAAGAATATTAAAACACAACTAAGTGAACTATTCTCTCGGTAG
- a CDS encoding 1-acyl-sn-glycerol-3-phosphate acyltransferase translates to MFYKLLKVWAHLAFRLYFRRMFIIGRERIPNKGPVIFLVNHPSTFLEACIIASNQHRDLHFLVRGDMFEKKWLLPILRSTNQIPIYRFKDGFGKLRNNKSTFDQSFEVLAQQEVVLMFPEASSQLVKYLRPLQKGAARLAIGTIEEKNVDELYVVPTGIYYIDPTKSRKDVYLEFGEPINVVDWYRLNEQADDKLGLLTNLFQEKMQVVVPSISHHHQEGVYNLTFEMIEKQLNPYNGSGVFYHKAPHQQLLKFIAALNNKPTHALTEINDAIHAYVPKNFNFKSFDAAVYFNRAERMKQFMACFICFLIGLPGIVAFGIPLVLAKSFAKRKIKSLEFYPPVRLAITMVFHFIFSIPIVFWIHTYFNWIETFLLFGFLLLSLYVFGLFMDFAAYLKVPFLAKFNKNYKMQREQIVQRIWN, encoded by the coding sequence ATGTTTTATAAATTACTAAAGGTCTGGGCGCATCTTGCATTCAGATTGTACTTCCGACGGATGTTCATTATTGGCAGGGAACGCATACCAAATAAGGGACCTGTAATTTTTCTTGTAAACCATCCGAGTACTTTTTTAGAAGCTTGTATCATAGCCTCTAACCAGCACCGTGATTTGCATTTTTTGGTTCGGGGTGACATGTTTGAAAAGAAATGGCTCTTGCCTATATTGCGATCAACCAACCAAATTCCTATCTATCGATTTAAAGATGGATTTGGAAAATTGCGCAACAACAAAAGCACATTTGATCAAAGTTTTGAAGTGTTGGCACAACAGGAGGTCGTACTGATGTTTCCCGAAGCGAGTTCGCAATTGGTAAAATATTTGCGACCCTTACAAAAAGGAGCAGCGCGATTGGCGATTGGAACAATTGAAGAGAAGAACGTAGATGAACTTTATGTAGTGCCAACCGGTATCTATTATATTGATCCAACCAAGAGCCGGAAAGATGTGTATTTGGAATTTGGTGAACCGATTAATGTTGTGGATTGGTATCGTTTGAATGAACAGGCAGATGACAAATTGGGTTTATTAACCAATTTATTTCAAGAAAAAATGCAAGTAGTGGTGCCATCCATTTCGCATCATCATCAGGAGGGGGTTTATAACCTTACATTTGAAATGATAGAAAAACAATTAAATCCTTACAATGGATCAGGTGTTTTTTATCATAAGGCTCCGCATCAACAATTGTTAAAATTTATAGCAGCACTCAATAACAAACCAACGCATGCTTTGACAGAAATTAATGACGCAATTCATGCTTATGTACCAAAAAATTTCAATTTTAAATCGTTTGATGCAGCTGTTTATTTTAATAGGGCAGAACGAATGAAGCAATTTATGGCATGTTTTATCTGTTTTCTAATTGGATTACCGGGAATAGTGGCTTTTGGGATTCCTTTAGTACTTGCTAAGTCATTTGCTAAACGCAAAATTAAGAGTTTAGAGTTTTATCCACCGGTTCGTCTGGCAATCACCATGGTTTTTCATTTTATATTTTCAATACCAATTGTGTTTTGGATTCATACCTATTTTAATTGGATTGAAACCTTCCTGTTATTTGGATTTTTGTTGCTTTCATTGTATGTATTTGGACTGTTTATGGATTTTGCGGCCTATTTAAAAGTGCCTTTTTTAGCCAAGTTCAATAAAAATTATAAAATGCAACGGGAGCAGATCGTCCAGCGTATTTGGAATTGA
- the rffA gene encoding dTDP-4-amino-4,6-dideoxygalactose transaminase yields the protein MNELIYKTQIRLECFTFTAKVSNHLEMQSAHNIPFHRAYQSTRAANYLNEVLKLNNSASDGDFHQKCKGWFKQNQQISNVFLCGSCTDALEFSGLLAGLKSGDEIILPSYTFASTANAFLLRGCTIRFADTSSLRPNVELEQILPHVTAQTKAIVLIHYAGIAIDMDPILAFANAHNILVIEDAAQCIGARYKDKFLGSIAPLGCLSFHPSKIIHCGEGGALLVNQASYLNQAELIFEKGTNRKAFQHHETSFYEWQTIGSSYGMSEFQAAVLFSQLEELPMVINHQMQLWNLYQQNLNELHVKGMLRLPNVPDYAHINGSEFYIVLNNESQRSQLQQMLASQNIQTTTHYRALHRSSFYKNKLNQNLINTDSFESCLLRLPLHFYLTESDVLIVCDRIDQFFKK from the coding sequence ATGAATGAATTAATTTACAAAACCCAGATCCGTTTAGAATGTTTTACATTTACAGCGAAAGTAAGCAATCATTTGGAAATGCAGTCCGCCCACAACATCCCATTTCACAGAGCCTATCAATCGACGCGTGCTGCGAACTATCTGAATGAGGTATTGAAGTTAAATAATTCTGCCAGCGATGGTGACTTCCACCAAAAATGCAAAGGCTGGTTTAAACAAAATCAACAAATTTCAAATGTATTTCTGTGCGGCTCTTGTACCGATGCATTGGAATTTTCAGGATTGCTTGCTGGATTGAAATCCGGAGATGAAATTATTCTACCTAGCTACACTTTTGCTTCTACTGCAAATGCTTTTTTACTACGCGGATGCACGATCCGTTTTGCAGATACCTCGTCATTAAGACCAAATGTTGAATTAGAGCAAATTCTACCACACGTAACTGCACAAACGAAAGCAATTGTATTAATACATTATGCTGGCATAGCCATCGATATGGATCCGATTCTTGCTTTTGCGAATGCACATAACATTTTAGTCATTGAAGATGCTGCGCAATGCATCGGTGCGCGTTATAAAGATAAATTTTTAGGAAGTATAGCTCCTCTGGGATGCTTGTCTTTCCACCCATCTAAAATAATTCATTGTGGCGAAGGAGGTGCACTGCTCGTCAATCAAGCATCTTACTTAAATCAAGCAGAGCTTATATTTGAAAAAGGAACCAACCGAAAAGCATTTCAACATCATGAAACCAGTTTTTATGAATGGCAAACCATCGGTTCTTCGTACGGCATGTCAGAATTTCAAGCAGCTGTGTTATTTTCTCAATTAGAAGAACTCCCAATGGTTATTAACCATCAAATGCAACTTTGGAATCTGTATCAACAAAATCTAAATGAATTACATGTAAAAGGCATGTTGCGTTTACCCAATGTACCCGATTATGCACATATAAATGGAAGTGAATTTTACATTGTATTAAATAATGAATCGCAACGGAGTCAATTGCAACAAATGCTTGCATCTCAAAACATTCAAACCACAACCCACTATAGAGCGTTGCACAGAAGCAGTTTTTATAAAAATAAATTAAATCAAAATTTGATCAACACCGATTCATTTGAATCTTGCTTATTAAGATTGCCTTTGCATTTTTATCTAACAGAATCTGATGTACTGATTGTCTGTGATCGAATTGATCAATTTTTTAAAAAATAA
- a CDS encoding polysaccharide biosynthesis protein, translated as MEFIRKQSLLSSIIQIAGAVLGGLSTIFIYPNDLRLYGLYGFLTNTASLLVPFISLGFGTVLLRYYPHFNSTEENSSRFFSFIFSAYSLGILVFACLFLMLFPWIQNLLSSNDAYIVPFVIFILPIGILYVVFDLFSILFINFKRLALPALLVFLMKLFLPFLFILSFKDYISGIQFTWLICLYYLFAIGLLYYKLSSTIQFKFPLKQFVFRIQQRDAMIRFALFSILGGASAILALRIDSILVTSFIGAKANGLFTLAVFISNVAFIPAAALTDGLNAMVAAHSKEKNQQDLKAVYSKSSVNMLIPTVWIALCIYTGFIYLSQLMPNPDELIKIERLLAWLLLARIVDAATGINHYILAYSKYYVLELYLLVLMAVLNIAFNFWLIPQLGIEGAALATFLSVAIYNILKTLVVYLKTGMQPFSRSWLKLVLLIGICYVLMSQIHLDLFPLWSLAIQSVLTTIVFLGLVYFCNISYDLNQLILEFTEKTQRLFSTKRKT; from the coding sequence ATGGAATTTATCCGCAAACAAAGCCTTCTCAGTTCTATTATCCAGATTGCAGGTGCCGTTTTAGGTGGACTCAGTACGATTTTTATTTATCCAAACGATCTTAGATTGTACGGTCTTTATGGATTTTTAACCAATACGGCTTCCTTGTTGGTTCCATTTATTAGTTTGGGATTTGGAACGGTTTTATTGCGGTATTATCCACATTTTAATAGTACAGAAGAAAATTCATCCCGATTTTTTAGTTTTATTTTTTCTGCATATTCCCTGGGGATCCTTGTATTTGCATGTTTGTTTTTAATGTTGTTTCCATGGATTCAAAACCTTTTAAGTTCAAATGATGCTTATATAGTGCCCTTTGTAATATTTATTTTGCCTATAGGGATTTTGTACGTTGTATTTGATTTGTTTTCAATTCTATTTATCAATTTTAAGCGACTGGCTTTACCCGCGCTTCTCGTTTTTTTAATGAAATTATTTTTACCATTTTTATTTATCCTGAGTTTTAAGGATTATATCAGTGGCATTCAATTTACCTGGTTGATTTGTCTTTATTATCTATTTGCTATTGGACTTTTATATTATAAACTATCGAGCACGATTCAGTTTAAATTTCCTTTAAAGCAATTTGTGTTTCGTATCCAACAACGTGATGCGATGATTCGTTTTGCTTTGTTTTCCATATTAGGTGGAGCCAGTGCAATTTTGGCCTTGAGGATCGATTCGATTTTAGTGACTTCGTTTATTGGTGCTAAGGCAAATGGATTGTTTACTCTGGCTGTTTTTATCAGCAATGTAGCTTTTATACCTGCCGCTGCCCTGACCGATGGATTGAATGCAATGGTTGCTGCGCATTCCAAGGAAAAGAATCAGCAGGATCTTAAGGCAGTATATTCAAAATCATCCGTAAATATGCTCATTCCAACGGTATGGATCGCATTATGCATCTACACGGGATTCATTTATTTGAGTCAATTGATGCCTAATCCGGATGAGCTGATAAAAATCGAGCGATTGTTAGCCTGGCTATTGCTGGCTCGTATTGTAGATGCTGCAACAGGAATCAATCATTACATTTTAGCCTATTCAAAATACTATGTGTTGGAATTGTATTTATTGGTTTTAATGGCTGTGCTTAATATCGCATTTAATTTCTGGCTGATTCCACAGTTAGGGATTGAGGGAGCTGCATTGGCAACCTTTTTGTCGGTTGCGATTTATAACATTTTAAAAACGCTGGTAGTCTATTTGAAAACAGGCATGCAGCCATTTTCTCGATCCTGGTTAAAGCTGGTATTGCTGATTGGCATTTGTTATGTATTGATGTCACAAATCCATCTTGATTTATTCCCTTTGTGGTCACTTGCAATTCAAAGTGTACTCACAACGATCGTTTTTTTAGGATTGGTGTATTTTTGTAATATATCCTATGATTTAAATCAATTGATACTTGAATTTACGGAAAAAACACAAAGATTGTTTTCAACCAAACGGAAAACATAA